The DNA region CCCGCAAGGCCCCCTTTAAACTTCTTCTCCGAGCCAGCACGCGAGAGATCTTGATGCTTCTTCATCTCCTCATTAAATCCAGCACGATCCACCTCTAGCCCCCTCTCCGCTGCGAGCTCCTCAGTCACTTCAATAGGAAAACCATAGCTCTGGTAGAGATTGAAAGCTTCCAGGCCTGAGACATGATCGCCCGTACGGCGAGAGAACTCCTTGAGCCCCTTCTGGAGGGTCTCACGGAACTTCTCCTCCTCTTTGCGAATCTCCTCTACGATCGCAGCCCTGCGCTCGCCCAGCTCTTTGTAGTCAGCCGCATAGGTATCAATCACCCCTTCCGCAAACATATGAAAATTACCCTCTTGGACGCCAAGGATATCGGAGAAGCGGATAGCGCGGCGAAGGAGACGGCGGAGAACATACCCCTGGTCAGTGTTAGACGGGATCACCCCATCGCCGATGAGGAATACGGAGGCACGGAGGTGATCCATGACCACACGAAAGGCGCGAGTCATCTTCTCGTCCTTGCCATACTCTCTACCAGATACCCGCTCTATGGCCTCCCGAAGATTCTGGAAGAGATCCGTCTTGAATACATCCGGATCATCATTCAGCGCCGCAGCGATACGCTCCAAGCCTCCGCCGAAGTCCACATTGGGAGCAGGCAGCTTCTCGAAAGCACCATTCTTCTTCACATACTGCATGAACACGTTGTTACCGATCTCTAAGAAACGGCCGCAATCGCAGTTCACATGGCACGGCTCATCCTTCCAGATGGATTCCTCGTGCAGCCCACGCTCAATGCCAAAGTCCCAGAACATCTCCGTGTCAGGTCCCCCTGGTTCCCCTTCCGGCATGTTCTCTGGTACACCTGCACGACTCCACCAGTTCTTCTTGTCGCCATAATAAAAGATGCGCGCTCCCTGCGTACCCTTAGTCTCGGCATCTTCTGCTATTTGTGCATCTACGCCCTTCTCAGAGAGAAGCTTGACCCACAGCCCGGCAGCTTCAGTATCACGAGGTATTCCAAGCGCTTCGTTCCCCGCGTGGCAGGTGAAGTAGAGAC from Candidatus Parcubacteria bacterium includes:
- a CDS encoding alanine--tRNA ligase, coding for MRSRKPSGAVGFSFYYSKSLYSASITGVNTSEIRSKYLEFFKSKGHAIVPSAPLVPENDPTTLFTGSGMQPMLPYFLGQPHPLGKRVADSQKSFRAQDIEEVGDNRHTTFFEMLGNWSFGDYFKQEQIPWMFEFLTTEIGLDPKRLYFTCHAGNEALGIPRDTEAAGLWVKLLSEKGVDAQIAEDAETKGTQGARIFYYGDKKNWWSRAGVPENMPEGEPGGPDTEMFWDFGIERGLHEESIWKDEPCHVNCDCGRFLEIGNNVFMQYVKKNGAFEKLPAPNVDFGGGLERIAAALNDDPDVFKTDLFQNLREAIERVSGREYGKDEKMTRAFRVVMDHLRASVFLIGDGVIPSNTDQGYVLRRLLRRAIRFSDILGVQEGNFHMFAEGVIDTYAADYKELGERRAAIVEEIRKEEEKFRETLQKGLKEFSRRTGDHVSGLEAFNLYQSYGFPIEVTEELAAERGLEVDRAGFNEEMKKHQDLSRAGSEKKFKGGLAGHSDIEVKYHTATHLLHKALRTVLGENVQQKGSNITPERLRFDFAHPQKMTPEEIAKVEALVNEKIQEDLEVVREEVSLEEARNRGAIGLFGEKYGDTVSIYTVMGKDGKPFSLEFCGGPHVTRTGEMGVFKISKEEAVSAGVRRIKAVLESR